In Lolium rigidum isolate FL_2022 chromosome 7, APGP_CSIRO_Lrig_0.1, whole genome shotgun sequence, the DNA window gccgaactagtacacctatttggtgtgttggggacacaagagacttcttgctttgtggttgcagggttgcatgagagggatatctttaacctcttcctccctgagatcgataaaccttgggtaatccacttaagggaaacttgctgctgttctacaaacctctgctcttggaggcccaacactgtctacaagaatagaagctcccgtagacatcacaccacaATGAAAGTGAGATCGGTACAACAAACTTTGAGTTTAGAACCGGGCTCCAGGGTAGCAACTGCAGAATGCAGACACAATgttagcagtggcggagccagaactcCAACCTTGTGTAGTCAATTTAAATCTGTGTAGTCAAATATATGTATTTATGTAAATTTTTAGAAAATTTCTACATAATTTTTCTTTGTATAGTTGAAAAACTGTGTAGTCAAGTGACTACACAGCTAGtgtgtggctccgccactgaatGTTAGTGACTAACCTCTCCCCCCTGTGGCCGCTAATCATAAGAAGAAGAATTGAAAGAAAGAGACTCTTAGATCAAATTACTGATAGGAATGAGCTACAAAAATGAGAAAAAGATCAAACTAAAGAGGGGATTATAATAAAATGAGCTTTTTGTTCACAATATGGTAGCAAGCAGCAGGTTCTTTCTGATGGTTGTAGTTGCATACCTGGTTAGAAAATTAATTTCGATGCACTATTGTTCAAGTTTTACTTCCCCCACAGAAGCACTTAACAACTACAACTCACTAGAAGGTGAATCAACATGAGCATTGACAACATACAGTTAGGAAAAATGCTACACCATTACATGTAAGGCTGATAACACCCCCCGCCACTAGGCCCTAACCGGCCTTATTTTTCTAGTGCATTGAAAACAACTAGATGAAAACTAGAAACTGAGGAACACAATGAGTGTAACTAAGTGATAAGATAATGAAGCAACTAGATGTATAAGGTCTCCCCTTTGTATGCCAATGCCATTTTGTAGGCATAATTGAAGAAAAAGACCGAAGTAGTAGACAGCTGAGAGAAAATAAAGAGCAGGAGAGAGCAGTCTTGATAGTATAATCCAAGAATCGGGATATGCTTAGATAGTACAAAAATAGTTCCAGACAGGAAGACATAACACATCACAAAAAAATTATGCACATGCAACCGTTCTGTTTTCTCCATCTCCGTCACTGCTTCTCCGGCTTGCCGTAACTGCAGTTCATGGATCGGTGAGCTTTACTTAATTTTGAATGTGAAAAATGAGCAAACAAAACTTAGAAGAAATTACTGAAAGCCGAAATGAGAAAATTAAAATGAGCTAGATGTTGACCCATGTTGTACATTTTGCAGTTGGAGCtaacacttctccctctgtggaaAGCAGCAGTAGTCAGATTAAGCGTGTGGGGTGAAAAAGTATCGTTTCTGCTTCAATGATCTGCTAGGCTCAAAATTATTTGGCTATCGTGTTTCCTTACACCGTTTTGGCTCTTGAGTGGGCAGGAATTAAGTTAGGGTCAGGTACTTTGTATCTTAGAAATACGATCTACCATGAAACTGTAACTTGCAAAACTAATACCGCCTAGAAAGCTGGATCTTTTGTGGGTTAATTACTGGGACTGATGTCGGCCAACAAAACTGTAACAGAGAGGAATTGAAGAAAATACTGAGCTAATAATGAAGACTATGAAAATGAGGTGAGCTAATGAAAGACTAAAACTGAAAAATAAGAGACTGAGGAATGAGAGAAGGTCCTATGCATGGACTGAGAAACAAGATTAAGAGACTGAAGAAACTAAGAAAAAGAGAAATAAGAATGAATTAAACAAACACAGAAAGGACCTAACCAGAGACTGAACAAAGTAAAATGAAGAACTGAGACAGAGAGGAACTGAAGAAAAGACtgagaaaataataataaaactgAGAACAAGTGATAGAGACAGAGAATGATAAGACTGAGATAATGAAGAGAAACTGAAGAAATTAATAACAAATTAAACTGAGGAATGAGAAAATAATGAAGAACTAAATATTAAGAAAAAAATGAAACCTAAGACCTGAGACCTAAGAACTGAGAAAAATGAGATAAATTATAGGACTAAGTGACAAAGATAAGGAAAATGAGAGAAGAGGAATGAGAGAATtaagagaaaataaaataaaattatttaaatGATACCGATAATGAGATCAGCAGAGTTCTTCACGTATGTAATTTTTGCTAATTTACCAAAAAATATTCCCATGCATATTTCAGGGATATGCTCACAAGGATATGCATCATCAATTGATATCCAAGATGAGTTCTTCACACAAGTAGGTGATAACAGAAAAAATGGAGATTCATACGAGTATACAATTAGCTAATGATCGGATTGCAGGAAGGATTCGCATACACTGGTTTGCTTCTTGGTGCTATAAATGATACTGCAACATATCAAAAGGACTACGCACAGGTAATTTTtaacctattatttttgtaaaacaTATTTGCTGAAAAAAACCAAATGAAACAAAAGTCTACTGACCAAAATATATCGTTTATAAAATATGCAGGTACCAGCTCATGCTTTACTTCATATAGATGGAAAAACAGATGATGACAATCAAGGTTCATGTACTACATCTCTTCAACAAGAAAAAGACAATTCATGGGACCTAAGCATGTTTTACGACATGCAGCTAGACCAGGACATTCTCTTGATTATTAAGAACATTTTTCATTATTTAATATAGTTTTCATACATTAACAAAGTGCTGACCAATAAAAAATGATAACATGCATGCAGGTTACTAGATCTGAGGGTGTGGAACAAGGACATCAAATAAGTAAAAGAAATGCAATGGCTAAATCAGAGAACAACACAAGTTCTGGAGAATACCATGATGGCCCGTCCACGAGCACAACCAATGGAAATGCCAGCCCAAGTGATGTCACTGCAGAAGGGCGGAAGGAGATTACTGAAGATGATATAAAAATATTTCTAGCAAATGAGAAGTTAACTGCTGAGGGGGTTCAAAACGAAGAGAATTCAAACAATGAGAGTGACAGCCAGTTGAAACCTAAGGTTGGAATGCAGTTTGAAACAAGAGAGGAGGTTCAAAAGTTCTTCAACCTGTATGCTTACAATGTTGGCTTCTCAGTCAGCTGTGTTTCATCTTACCATACTGCAAGCAAACGAAGAAACAATGAGGTAATAAGATTTACTATGAAATGTAACAAGTATGGAAAAAACACAGAAGTAGAAAATGAGCAGATTGTAGCACAAATACAAAGCACGGTAATAGCTAAGACATATTGCAAAGTAGAAATGGTGGTGAGTGAAAGAAACGGCTTGTGGCGAATCACAACTCTACACCTTTTGCACAACCATGAACTATGCCCGCAGAGCAGATTCTGCAGGTCACATATATACATGTCTCAAGCTGAACAAGAGATGATACAAACTATGAAACATTGCAATTTGCCTACTCGGGACATGTTTGCAGTGTTGACGTTTATAAGAGGCATGGCACAACTACCATACAACGAAAGAAAGGTCAGCAACTACAGCACCATCATAAACAGGGAGGTGACAATGTCCTATATAATTTTAAAACTTCAATATAAAAATAACGAAAGCAATAAGAATCATAAAAAGAAAAGAAGCCAAGAAAAAATATGAGAAATTCCAAAAAGGGAAGAGTAATAACTCCTAGATCATCACTAGACGAGCTGAGTTCATCATGACAGTCAGCATTTGATGAAAGATAATCAGACACATCACCCAAATGAGAATAAACACGATGCCCATTCCCACAAAGCATATGCCAGTTGTCGCTGATACGATGCCTACATACAAAACACAAGCACCCATGAGCACATAAAAAACATAAAACACAGTAAAATGACTAGATTCTAAAAAGAAGCAGGAATGAGTGCaattaaataaaaatatttaGCACTTCATAtgaaaaaacagaaacaaaaaaaaacccttaAAACATAAAATGAGCCAAAAGTTAATAGCCAAAGTTGCACTATCCTATAAGTTAAAAAAGAATGTCATAATGATTGACGGAGGGTGATAACCAAAGTTGCGCTGTCCTACAATTTAACATCTAGAACACAAAAACCATAGATTCTACAAGAGAGCAAAAGACAGAACAAGAATTGTAGATTATATCTATTGTGGACCACAGTGTGGAGTTGCAATTGAAAATCGAAAGTCCTTTACATAAAGCCAAAACGACCTATAATCCTTATTATATATTCAAAATAAGAACAAAACGCCTAGCTAAAGCAGATTCTACTAGTACAATGAAACAAAGTAATACTTTGCATACGCCAAACCATGTATATTATGTTAGCTCCGATTTCCCCTTGATGTACAGAAAACATTACTTGCCATAGACAATCCGCATAGCTGCAGAATGGCAttacaaacaaaagaaaaaggcatgCAGAATATTATGAAAAACATCCAAAGCACGGGCACTCAATACAGTCAATGAAAAGATGTTTTAGAGGGAAAGAAGAATCTGAAAATCACCTAATTATTGACCATCTTATACAGCAACAGCACCAGCCACCTCGCTAGTACCGAAACTGCTATCATTCAGTCCATGCACCTTGACACTAACATAAATACCACTAACAGGAACAACAAAAGTATAAACATTAGGTCTATTCAGACTATTGAAGAAAACTataagaaaattcaatttaatgaCAATAAACAAGATGTCACCGCAAACCCAACGCTCTCTACACACAAATAGATTACAAACTAAAATGAAGCCATACATAGGCTAACACCTTATCTAATGCTATGATTTATATAAAATGATTTATGGCCTAAGAAAAATGGAAGAACGCTGAAGCATGATTATGAGAAATGATTCTATGCTAGTGGTAATCCGTAATTAGGCTTGTATTAGTATGCGTCGATTGGACGGCCAGCACGCAAGGGAGAAGCGTGCGCGCACGCTCGGCAGCAGACACGGGCACGCGGAATCATGTGAGGCACGCACCGAGAAAACGTGTGCCTCGTGGTAGGCAGACAGAGATCTCAGCTATCAAGAAATAATGCTAACCAGCGTCAGAGATTAGATGCAAGTAGGATATTCGTCATCTGAGAACCATGGGTACATGAAAATTTTGAATGAAGATCTACATAGGAGCCACCAACAGACGCATACACGTGAATCAAAATGAAATTGACTAACAAAATAAGGGGAAGAACACTGAAgcatgattatgagaaatggtgcTATGCTAGTAGTAATCCATAATTAGGCTTGTATCATTCAGCTGTTACTCCACCATCGGGAGTAGAAGATCTGCATAGGAGCCACCAATAGACGCACACAAGTGAACCAAAATGAAATTGACTAACAAAATAAGTGGAAAACAACATCTATCTGAATCGCAAAAGAACAAAATAACATCTATATCATGGGGGACGCACACACGAGAATATCATCACATCAAAACAAGCCAAAATCCATGTATAAGCGTTCACCCTTTCAGCGAAGAACAACAAAATATACACCAGATCTACAAGTTTCTGATGCGAAAACAAACAGGCAGGGGCGCGCGGGCACAACCACAAAGAAACATACCAATCATGCCGGCGACGAAGGCTCCTACCGCCCCCTCGAAACGATGGTTTCTCGTTCAAAGCTTCTCCATGGAGGAAACCACCTCCTCTGCCTCCACGCACACCCATCCTTccgcaacaaaatatagtaggagAAACACAGGGAGGAGAAACGACCGGAATCCTCCCAGCACGCCGCGGCGGAACCAGGCCCTCCGCCCCGTACGAGTCTACCACCACCTCGACTCCGCCTCTCGTCCCCAAATTTCTCTCCGCTGAGGCCGCGACAGAGGAAAGGATGGGGAAAGTGGAGCTAACTACAGACAAGAGAGCACGAACCCCGAAATTCAAAATGAAGGGACTAAAAAATAAACCGGACAACAAACAAGAAAACCGGAAAGTAACAGCGCGTGGGGGATGATCGGACTTGCGTCAAGATATGTGCGAGAGATGAAAGCAACGGACAGCAATGTGACTTGGAACGAATTGTGTTTTCAGCTAGCTGAAAAATAGGAAATGTGCTTTTTTAACAACAAAGCCGGTCGCTTTGATTCAACGGATTCCAAAACATAGAAATAGAATAATAACATGTGATTCTTATGTCACACATCTATTGAATCCTAGGGTATAGTGTAGTGTTTACGATGTTGGATTTATAGCATAGAGAAAACAGGTGATTTTTTTCCTGAAAGATTGAgtggatgcaaaaaaaaaatcttaaaatGTAATGAaaacaaatactccctccgtccattaatagatgtccagtggttcgtctaaatttggatgtatctatgcctaaaaaaagtctagatacattcgaatttagataaatttttaacatctaaaaatggacagaggtagtacttaaGAACAGATTCTATAGAACAAAATCAAACCACTCACATGGTAAACTTGCTATGATTTccaatcttcaaaaaaaaaacaagatcaTGATTCTTTGGAAACTATCTTAGTGGAGTGTTGATTTTGCTGAACTCTTGTGTTGTATAGTTTGAACCTCCAAAAAACTCCGCAATTAAGTAAACTCACGAAAATCCTCGTGTAAAGACACAATGTATTATTTCCTCCGTTTTAGAATAAGTGTTGCATCTTCttagatatagatgtatctacacattaaaaaatatgtagatacatatgtatctataCAAAGCTACGACACTTATTTAAAACGGGTAGTACAAAACTAGTACGTGTTTTGAATGTGAACCCAGAGGGTTAAATCAATGACAACTTTGGATTATCGTGTAGGAGATAATGAAGTATGCCATATCTAGAAATCTAAAGTGCCAGCATCACAAATGGTGCACTAGGAAGAGTGAGTTTGATTCTTGGCTCTCTCTTGACTAAAAGTAGTGTCACTCTAGCCGCTTGATGGTGTACTTAAATGAATGGTAGGGACTGAGAGGTAGTTAAATGGTTGTTCACAACAATTGGATGGGTGTTTAGAAAATTAGGTAACATTGATCCACAAGAGTCAAGTTCTTTGACCATGACCATTGGATGGATGTTCTGAAAATTAGATAACACTGATCCACAAGAGTAAATTCTTTGACCATGACCATTGAATGGGGAATTATGAAACTGGGTAAAGAATTTTCATGGCTCAGATTGCAAGTATTGCAGactaatttgtatttttatgccATGTACCGCAATATAAATTTTTGACCGTCTCTAACATTTAATCTGCATGATGCTTAAAtgctttatttttctttatttagaTATCTAATATTTATGTACACCCTATGTAATCCATATGATGTAAACTTTACGAATCTGAAATTTTGAAATAAACGGTTGTGTGTATCGATTGATGCATATCTCGGCTTCGcttcccattttgaaaaaaaaaaacacaaagtcGGCAACTAGCATTCCCATCTATCAGAGGGAAAAGAGAATTGGCAACTAGCTTGTTCCCCATGATGCTGAAATTCCAACTCGGCTCTCGAGCTCCCCAGCACCCAGGTGAATTCCAAGAAATAGGCAAaagttttattttttatatattttggaGCAATAAACATGTTCACGTGCAATTTTTCAAGGTGAAACGATATCTATGGTGCTCTGCAGAAATTTTTGAGAAACAAAATAGGTGCTCTAACAAAGGTTTTAAAAATGGTAGTTTAGAGCAACAACAAAAATACGAGAATGTTTGTTGCCAAAAAAAACTTTAGTTTTGTATGAAATTTTCAAACATGTGtgttgccaaaaaaaaaacagaaacacCATTCCTTTATGAAATCTGCAACGTACACAAAACACTTGAACATGTTTGTTTCCAAAAAAGTTTTGATATTTTTTGAAACATTTTGCAATTTGTGTTTGAATTTTCTGCTCATGCAGGTTCAGATGAACTCTGGGCCAAAAACTCCGCTCTTTCCTATCTAGACCACTTGTTAGTTCCAGTGATCTGGTATCTCAATAAACCCGCCAATATGCAAACAATGGATGCCATATCAGAGACATAGAGTAAACAATTCATGCacatttcgcaaaaaaaatagcACATCAACTGCttgttggtttttttttttgtgggTGCTCATCAAGCATGCGGCTGGATAATGCACATCCATTGTTAAGTGGACTGATTTTCGTCTTACTAAGCAGAGATACACAAATAACAATATAGGTAGTGTTTATTCATCTTATTAAGCAGAGACGATACACAAATCACAACAGGTTTGTTTTATTGACGGAGGAGAGGACACAACACACAGCTGATAGGCAAGCGATAACAACATTTCTCGAGAGAGAGAATAGGCAAGCAATAACGCGGACGACGACATATTGTCGGCACGCACAATACGATGACTCTGCTCATCTCATCTGAGCTTTATTTTTGGCGGAGTATATGTATCTTCATGTCGTCGTCCAGAGCTTGGACCGATCAGTACTTCTTGCAGGGTCCCCCGCAGGTGCCGTCGACGGTGGCCTTCATGTCAGCGCACCTGAACGTCTGGGGGTTAGTCGTCACCACGCGGCACGCCGAGCAGCCAGTGGGGCACTGGGGGTGGGGGTCGTCGCAGACGTCGACGCCGGAGAAGGACCTGCAGTTGTCGCAGCAGGGCGGGAAGTAGTCGGCTGCACGCATGACAATGGCACCATCACATCAGTTCGTCGCTCAAGCTTAAGAACTCTCACTAGCATATGAAGAACTTGGTTCAGGAACAGATAGTATGAATAAGGCGACGTTACCGTTGACGTGTGAGAGGATCCCCATGACCAGGACGGCCTGGAGAACGAGGATCGCCACgagcttggtgttcttcatcgttGCCTCGAAGCTTTTCGAGTGAGCAAAGCTCTCTGTGTTGTCCTGTCTAGCTGGGGAATGCTTTATGTTGTAGTAGTTTGTTGATGGCCAAAGGGGCTAGCAGCTCTCTCTATATATAGGAGTCGATTCGGCAACTTGATTGGCAAATCTGCCACAGTTGAGAGGCTGCGATCGGGTTGGTGGGGAGATAATGATGTTTGACTACTGCTGGCTTGGAAATTTAGACTTGTATACTCTTGTTCCTTTTTTTCTTCACATGCGGCTTGGATTGTTTGACAGGCATCTCTCATGTCCAGCACACAACAGCACACGGGCGTACGAATTTGGATCTTGACAACAAATATAAGTTGTCGAAATCAGTGGGTAGGATATGCTCTGATGTGGAGGAAGAGTACATCTTTCGAACTCCGCGCCACGGGATTCACACTACTAAACCACATGAGACGCATAACTGATCGAAGACGGTCCCTTTAGCATTTGGTTGCATCACAATTTCACATCAACAGTCCACTCACATGAATGCAGAAGCTAACACTGGCTGGATACATAAATAACTAGTACAAGTAAAGTATTTTAACCTCATGGAAGATGAGCACTATTGTCATTAAAGTGCTGACAAGTTAATCGACAATCCTGAATCCTCTGAAATTATCTCCGTAACTGAAGGGCAGAAAGGTAAGAGCAACTCTACCATATCATCTAAAAGGGACTATTCCCTACAAAACTGCCAATTTAAAGGCTCAAAACTCACTCTAGCAGAAAAGTTTCTTCTAAAAGCCCCCACTCCAGCACTGTGAGTGATCAGGGTCCACCGAAGAGATCGAGGTTAAGCACCTCGTCCTCTTTCGAAGAATGAGACGATAGGATGAGTGCAGGCAGGGGTCAGCGGAGCGGAGGAAGCTCATTGGCATCAGAGAGAAGCTCAACGAGTTGATGAATGCAAGCAAGGGTATAGGGATAGCGGCTGAAGTTTTGCAAATGAATTAAGTTGGAATTGGCCGAGAAGAGGCAACCAGAAAAGTCTGAATGCTATTAAACTTGTGATTTTGACCATGGAAAGTCTGAATTATATTGATGCAAAACTATAGTTGTAGCATAGTTTATATACACAAATATGTAAGATACAGAGAGTTCTTTTTTCAAATCAGTGTTTTTTTTCTTCACTGGCGGCTTGGATTGTTTGACAGGCATCTCTTTCAGGTCCAGCACACATCAGCACACGTGCGTACCGATTTGGATCTTGACAACAAATACTCCGTATAAGTTGTTCAAATCAGTGGTCGGATATGCTCTGCTGTGGAGAGTACATCTTTCGAACTCGGCGCCACGGATTCACACTACTAAACCATATAATGAGA includes these proteins:
- the LOC124677765 gene encoding Bowman-Birk type proteinase inhibitor B5-like, which codes for MKNTKLVAILVLQAVLVMGILSHVNADYFPPCCDNCRSFSGVDVCDDPHPQCPTGCSACRVVTTNPQTFRCADMKATVDGTCGGPCKKY